A genomic region of Candidatus Stoquefichus sp. SB1 contains the following coding sequences:
- a CDS encoding replication-associated recombination protein A, which yields MQQTSLFQQDVQEPLASRLRPQTLEDYVGQKHLIGQGKILQQLIEHDQISSMIFWGPPGVGKTTLARIIANCTKSEFIDFSAVTSGIKDIKMVMKQAQDKRELGLKTIVFVDEIHRFNKAQQDAFLPYVEKGSIILIGATTENPSFEINSALLSRCKVFVLQSLKEDDIVELLQHALQNERGFGNEKIQIDSDSLYMIAAFSNGDARTALNTLEMVVLNSDQVDDTIVISKETIEQCTSRKSLLYDKKGEEHYNLISALHKSMRNSDVDAAIYWLARMLEAGEDPLYIARRLVRFASEDIGMADSRALEIAVAGYQACHFIGMPECSVHLTHVVTYLSLSVKSNALYMAYESAKQDALNTIADPVPLHIRNAPTRLMKELNYGKGYQYAHDYEEKLTTMTCLPDSIADHEYYHPTRQGSEEKVALRLKQIKDWKAKHKKKP from the coding sequence ATGCAACAAACTTCATTATTTCAACAAGATGTCCAAGAACCTCTTGCAAGTCGTTTGAGACCGCAAACCCTTGAAGACTATGTTGGTCAAAAACATTTAATTGGGCAAGGGAAAATTTTACAGCAGTTAATTGAACATGATCAAATCTCTTCAATGATATTCTGGGGTCCTCCTGGAGTTGGTAAGACAACTCTGGCAAGAATCATCGCCAATTGTACAAAGTCTGAATTTATTGATTTTAGTGCAGTGACAAGTGGAATTAAAGACATTAAGATGGTTATGAAACAAGCTCAGGACAAACGAGAATTAGGATTAAAAACGATTGTCTTTGTTGATGAAATTCATCGTTTTAATAAAGCTCAGCAAGATGCTTTTTTACCATATGTTGAAAAAGGAAGCATTATTTTAATTGGAGCAACAACAGAAAACCCCTCTTTTGAAATCAATTCAGCCTTGCTTTCTCGTTGTAAAGTTTTCGTATTACAAAGTCTTAAAGAAGATGATATTGTTGAATTATTACAACATGCCCTGCAAAATGAACGTGGTTTTGGAAATGAAAAGATTCAAATTGATAGTGATAGTTTATATATGATTGCAGCTTTTTCAAATGGTGATGCTCGCACAGCATTAAACACTTTAGAAATGGTTGTTTTAAATAGTGATCAAGTTGATGATACGATTGTTATTTCAAAAGAAACGATTGAACAATGTACAAGTCGTAAATCGTTATTGTATGATAAAAAAGGTGAGGAACATTATAATTTGATTTCTGCATTACATAAATCAATGCGTAATAGTGATGTTGATGCAGCTATTTATTGGTTAGCACGAATGCTTGAAGCTGGTGAAGATCCACTTTACATTGCAAGAAGGCTTGTCAGATTTGCCAGTGAAGATATTGGAATGGCAGATAGTCGAGCTTTAGAAATTGCTGTTGCAGGTTATCAGGCATGTCACTTTATTGGAATGCCAGAATGCTCTGTTCATCTTACCCATGTTGTTACATATCTTTCTTTATCTGTTAAATCTAATGCATTGTATATGGCTTATGAAAGTGCCAAACAGGATGCTTTAAACACGATTGCTGATCCTGTTCCTTTACATATACGCAACGCCCCTACTCGACTCATGAAAGAGTTAAATTATGGAAAAGGTTATCAGTATGCTCATGACTATGAAGAAAAACTAACAACGATGACTTGTCTACCTGATTCTATTGCTGATCATGAATACTATCACCCTACTCGTCAAGGCAGTGAAGAAAAAGTTGCTTTACGACTTAAACAAATTAAAGACTGGAAAGCAAAGCATAAAAAGAAACCATGA
- a CDS encoding aromatic acid exporter family protein, with translation MKFLKTIKMALAFFVAMSIAQFFSFQYATSAGIVGILTIQNTKKETLFICLKRILSFFVSLLSALIVFSVFGYSALSFAFFLLIFVGISLIFHLEDGIAMNAVITTHYLIEQSMSIQWIQNEMAIFAIGMSIGMLVNLYMPSQQKQIRYSLQKLDIQIKNILMQMSDCLLQEKKTGRLYEVFQEVSFTLDKMFQSVYDEMNNQLLKDTKYEFEYLSMRKEQIIVLKDIYDLMIQIEFHGKQVIFISDFLKHMAVEYHEDNDVHALQQRLMDLKRKFQQDALPKSRDEFENRAILFTMFTYLQKFLELKYQFFIKNRGEQQ, from the coding sequence ATGAAATTTTTAAAGACAATCAAAATGGCATTGGCTTTCTTTGTGGCTATGAGCATTGCTCAATTTTTTTCTTTCCAATATGCCACGAGTGCTGGAATTGTTGGCATATTGACAATACAAAATACAAAAAAAGAAACATTATTCATTTGTCTAAAAAGGATTTTGTCTTTTTTTGTTTCACTTTTATCCGCTTTGATAGTTTTTTCTGTTTTTGGATATAGTGCTTTGAGTTTTGCTTTCTTTCTATTGATATTTGTTGGTATATCATTGATTTTTCATCTGGAAGATGGTATTGCTATGAATGCTGTTATAACAACTCATTATCTTATTGAACAGTCAATGAGTATACAATGGATTCAAAATGAAATGGCTATATTTGCTATTGGAATGTCTATAGGTATGCTAGTGAACTTATATATGCCCTCTCAACAAAAACAAATTCGTTATTCTCTGCAAAAACTGGATATACAGATTAAAAATATTTTAATGCAAATGTCAGATTGTTTATTACAAGAAAAGAAAACAGGACGATTATATGAAGTTTTTCAGGAAGTATCTTTCACACTGGATAAGATGTTTCAAAGTGTTTATGATGAAATGAATAATCAGCTATTAAAGGATACAAAATATGAATTTGAATATTTGTCCATGCGAAAAGAACAAATCATAGTTTTAAAAGATATTTATGATTTAATGATTCAAATTGAATTCCATGGGAAACAAGTTATATTTATATCGGATTTTTTAAAACATATGGCAGTTGAATATCATGAAGATAACGATGTGCATGCTTTGCAACAACGATTAATGGATTTAAAAAGAAAGTTTCAACAAGATGCCTTACCCAAGTCACGAGATGAATTTGAAAATCGTGCAATACTTTTTACAATGTTTACATATTTACAGAAATTTTTAGAATTAAAATATCAGTTTTTTATTAAAAATAGGGGAGAACAACAATGA
- a CDS encoding GNAT family N-acetyltransferase produces MKAYIQTKRLTLREFRETDAQSMFETYCHSEQATRYLDWYPHESVEETKIFLHNTGLASIEESNSLELAITLHHKDEVIGSLSVVNQFEDYIAEIGYVLGEKYWNQGYMSEALQAFIDELFRQTPILKVRAIHDKDNQASGRVMEKCGLLKVGKVWHQKKYDQLEMRECICYELTRLQWEKQRNE; encoded by the coding sequence ATGAAAGCATATATACAAACAAAACGTCTTACTTTAAGGGAGTTTCGTGAAACAGATGCACAAAGCATGTTCGAAACTTATTGCCACAGCGAACAGGCAACCCGCTATTTGGATTGGTATCCCCATGAATCTGTTGAAGAAACGAAAATATTTTTACATAATACAGGATTAGCTAGTATTGAGGAATCAAATAGTCTTGAACTCGCAATAACACTTCATCATAAAGATGAAGTGATAGGAAGTCTAAGTGTGGTGAATCAATTTGAAGATTATATTGCAGAAATTGGCTATGTTTTAGGCGAAAAGTATTGGAACCAAGGTTATATGAGCGAAGCTTTGCAGGCATTTATTGATGAATTATTTAGACAGACTCCAATTTTAAAAGTTCGGGCAATTCACGATAAAGACAATCAGGCTTCTGGTCGTGTTATGGAAAAGTGTGGGTTACTAAAAGTGGGGAAAGTATGGCATCAAAAGAAATATGATCAATTAGAAATGCGTGAATGTATATGTTATGAACTGACTCGCTTACAATGGGAAAAACAAAGAAATGAATAA
- a CDS encoding M48 family metallopeptidase → MRWLFLGLYTLSSLYSLFLLFLNHRQRRLKLPENIQDVYDLHEYQRWQAYEDETDRFSMIYQTVEFLFISFMILSPYYQWISALFPKNILMNSLLMMFITSIIEMLVQIPFQYYQIFVIEEKYHMNTTKLQLFIIDLLKENIMNMGLLTILFVFVHFFSLWFGYGGFVILFIMMIILVGFIQRYPLLIMKIFNTFTPLEDEDLKDNLTKLVEKYGFKLKGIYVTDASKRTKRANAFCCGAGKKKEICLDDNMLMHYQKDEILAVFAHEFGHAIYRHTEKLRWLNYIQMIAMFGIFLFVMMNQWLYADFGIGQMNYFMVLVIVSWLISLMTDCFTIVTSYYSRLCEYEADAFAVKEGYGELLIHLLKKLSRNGLSNIYPHPLVVKLSYSHPPLSQRIDAMERLIKQDE, encoded by the coding sequence ATGCGTTGGTTATTTTTAGGTTTATATACTTTATCATCATTATATTCATTGTTTTTATTATTTTTAAACCACCGACAGAGACGTTTGAAATTGCCTGAAAATATTCAAGATGTTTATGATCTTCATGAATATCAAAGGTGGCAGGCATATGAAGATGAAACTGATCGTTTTTCAATGATTTATCAAACTGTTGAATTCTTATTCATAAGTTTTATGATATTATCACCATATTATCAATGGATATCTGCTTTGTTTCCAAAGAATATTTTAATGAATTCATTATTAATGATGTTTATAACATCAATTATTGAAATGCTTGTACAAATTCCATTTCAGTATTATCAGATATTTGTTATTGAAGAGAAATATCATATGAATACAACCAAGTTACAATTGTTTATTATAGATTTATTAAAAGAAAATATCATGAATATGGGGTTATTGACAATCTTATTTGTGTTTGTTCATTTCTTTTCTTTATGGTTTGGATATGGGGGATTTGTGATTTTATTTATAATGATGATCATTTTAGTTGGATTTATTCAAAGATATCCATTACTGATTATGAAAATCTTTAATACTTTTACACCTTTAGAAGATGAGGATTTAAAAGATAATTTAACAAAACTTGTTGAGAAATATGGATTTAAATTAAAAGGTATTTATGTAACAGATGCATCAAAACGAACAAAACGAGCAAATGCTTTTTGTTGTGGAGCAGGAAAGAAGAAAGAAATTTGTTTGGATGATAATATGTTAATGCACTATCAAAAAGATGAAATTCTGGCTGTTTTTGCTCATGAATTTGGTCATGCGATTTATAGACATACAGAGAAATTAAGATGGTTGAATTATATACAGATGATTGCAATGTTTGGCATTTTTCTTTTTGTGATGATGAATCAATGGCTATACGCTGATTTTGGAATAGGACAGATGAATTATTTCATGGTGTTGGTTATTGTCAGCTGGCTCATAAGTCTTATGACAGACTGTTTCACAATAGTGACAAGTTATTATTCACGATTATGTGAATATGAAGCTGATGCTTTTGCAGTTAAAGAAGGATATGGAGAATTGCTCATTCATCTATTAAAAAAATTATCACGCAATGGACTTTCTAATATCTATCCTCATCCACTTGTGGTAAAATTATCATATAGTCATCCACCTTTGTCTCAAAGAATTGATGCAATGGAGCGATTAATAAAACAGGATGAATAA
- a CDS encoding pyridoxamine 5'-phosphate oxidase family protein translates to MIRDVQKTIGLLIDKANLTVISSVDEMGFPVSKAMLAPRKREGIKVFYLTTNTSSQKVQNFKVNPKATLYFVDKRFYRGVSLMGYVEILEDHDAKAMIWQDGDTMYYPLGVDDPDYCVIKFTAFQGRYYRQFHSDDFDVPDVE, encoded by the coding sequence ATGATAAGAGATGTTCAAAAAACAATTGGTCTTCTCATTGATAAAGCCAATTTAACTGTAATTAGCAGTGTTGATGAAATGGGGTTTCCTGTAAGTAAAGCTATGCTTGCACCACGAAAAAGAGAAGGAATAAAGGTATTCTATCTCACAACTAATACTTCTTCTCAAAAAGTTCAAAATTTTAAAGTGAATCCAAAAGCCACTTTATATTTTGTTGATAAAAGATTTTATCGTGGTGTCAGTTTAATGGGATATGTTGAAATTCTTGAAGATCATGATGCAAAAGCAATGATTTGGCAGGATGGAGATACTATGTATTATCCATTAGGAGTTGATGATCCAGATTATTGTGTTATTAAGTTTACTGCTTTTCAAGGAAGATACTATCGTCAATTTCATTCTGATGATTTTGATGTTCCTGATGTTGAATAA
- a CDS encoding DUF5685 family protein, protein MIKSRGKNMFGYVVVNKPELKFKEFDIYQSYYCGLCQTLKNKYGFKGQVSLNYDMTFLAMLLSLLYDGKTNEVNERCVIHPMKKRLKYFNEYIDYAAQMTIVLAYFKCEDDWLDEKSLTKQTYKKLINHTYENIKKLYPQKIMVVEQELHQINQYEKNEHENIDDLAGCFGRVMGEICAFRDDIWHDDLYEFGFYLGKFIYILDAYDDIEEDMKKDTFNPLKKELNDEDFDDKCYILLEMMISRAANVFECLPITENIEILRNIIYSGVWTKYKLRKMKRAEDKS, encoded by the coding sequence ATGATAAAAAGTAGAGGGAAAAATATGTTTGGATATGTTGTGGTTAATAAACCAGAATTAAAATTTAAAGAGTTTGATATTTATCAATCGTATTATTGTGGATTGTGTCAAACATTAAAAAATAAATATGGATTCAAAGGACAGGTTTCTTTAAATTATGATATGACTTTTTTAGCAATGCTATTAAGTTTGTTATATGATGGAAAGACCAATGAAGTTAATGAAAGATGTGTTATTCATCCAATGAAAAAACGTTTGAAATATTTTAATGAATATATTGATTATGCGGCTCAAATGACTATTGTCTTAGCTTATTTTAAATGTGAAGATGATTGGCTAGATGAAAAGAGTCTCACAAAACAAACGTATAAAAAATTAATTAATCATACATATGAAAATATAAAAAAATTATATCCTCAAAAAATCATGGTTGTTGAACAGGAATTGCATCAAATTAACCAGTACGAAAAAAATGAACATGAAAATATTGATGATCTTGCGGGATGTTTTGGACGTGTTATGGGTGAGATTTGTGCGTTTAGAGATGATATATGGCATGATGATTTATATGAATTTGGTTTTTATTTAGGAAAATTTATTTATATATTAGATGCATATGATGATATTGAAGAGGATATGAAAAAGGATACATTCAATCCTTTGAAAAAAGAATTGAATGATGAAGATTTTGATGATAAATGTTATATTTTATTGGAAATGATGATTTCAAGAGCAGCCAATGTATTTGAATGTCTACCAATTACAGAAAATATTGAAATTTTAAGAAATATCATATATAGTGGTGTTTGGACAAAGTATAAGTTAAGAAAGATGAAGAGAGCGGAGGATAAGAGTTAA
- a CDS encoding J domain-containing protein gives MDPYQILGISPSASDDEVKQAYRTLSKKYHPDANINNAHQAEYTEKFKQVQNAYKTIIDSRKRGFTNQNYGAGQGQSQSTYQYNGNEQAAFNDAAAYINAGRFQDALNILEQIRTRNSMWFYYSALAMNGVGNNATALEYAKTAAQMEPGNLQYLFLVQQLQAGSGQYRSAQQSYGSPFAGTANCCYSILMMNLCLSCCCR, from the coding sequence ATGGATCCATATCAAATATTAGGTATATCTCCAAGTGCATCTGATGATGAGGTTAAGCAGGCTTATCGAACTTTAAGTAAGAAGTATCACCCTGATGCCAATATCAATAATGCACATCAGGCAGAATATACAGAAAAATTCAAACAAGTTCAAAATGCATATAAAACAATTATAGATAGTCGTAAACGTGGTTTTACCAATCAGAATTATGGAGCTGGTCAAGGTCAGAGTCAATCGACATATCAATATAATGGAAATGAGCAGGCAGCATTTAATGATGCAGCAGCATATATTAATGCTGGTCGTTTTCAGGACGCATTAAATATTTTAGAACAAATTCGTACACGAAATTCTATGTGGTTTTATTACAGTGCACTTGCAATGAATGGTGTTGGTAATAATGCAACTGCTTTAGAATATGCGAAGACAGCGGCTCAAATGGAGCCTGGTAATCTTCAATATTTATTTTTAGTACAGCAATTACAGGCTGGTTCAGGACAATATCGTTCTGCACAACAGTCTTATGGTTCACCTTTTGCGGGAACTGCAAATTGTTGTTATAGTATATTAATGATGAATTTATGTTTAAGTTGCTGTTGTCGATAA
- the dnaK gene encoding molecular chaperone DnaK: MSKIIGIDLGTTNSCMAFIENGKTTIIPNSEGAKTTPSVIAFTKDGQRLVGESARRQAVTNPAQTVSSIKREMGTAYTKRIGQKDYTPQELSAMILQKLKIDAQNYLGEEVKQAVITVPAYFNDAQRQATKDAGRIAGLEVLRIINEPTAAALAYGLENSFGQKIMVFDLGGGTFDVSIIEIGNNVIEVLSTSGDNHLGGDDFNDCIAQYVMNEFRKTNGVDLSHDQMAKQRIEEASEKAKIELSTMTSTVISLPFITTTASGPLNLEMTLTREVFNRLTHELVERTILPMQNALNDARLLPAELDKIILVGGSSRIPSVQDKIKEVTGITPSKSLNPDECVAMGAGIQGGKLSGDVSAMGQYDVLLLDVTPLTLSIETVGGVATPLIERNTTIPTSHSQIFTTSGNFQTQVEINVLQGERPLAKDNKSLGKFKLKKIKRAMRGVPQIEVTFDIDANGIVSVSAKDLASGNMQSITIENGSHMSDDDIERAIHEAQQFAREDAQLKERLVFKNEVEMLVSQVEQALSQNGKQLDKTVKSQIKDELASFKKLTKKVNYETCSDEEFHNIQNAKQRLEDVAGVVISMSQGQM, translated from the coding sequence ATGAGTAAAATTATTGGAATTGATTTAGGAACAACAAATAGTTGTATGGCTTTTATTGAAAATGGAAAAACAACCATTATTCCTAATAGCGAAGGTGCTAAGACGACCCCTAGTGTGATTGCCTTTACAAAAGATGGTCAACGTTTAGTCGGAGAAAGTGCAAGACGTCAGGCAGTGACGAATCCTGCTCAAACTGTATCGTCTATTAAACGTGAGATGGGAACTGCTTATACCAAGAGAATTGGGCAAAAGGATTATACGCCACAGGAATTATCAGCAATGATTTTACAGAAATTAAAAATTGATGCACAAAATTATTTAGGTGAAGAAGTCAAACAGGCTGTTATTACAGTACCAGCTTATTTTAATGATGCACAACGTCAGGCGACTAAGGATGCTGGAAGAATTGCTGGTTTAGAAGTTTTAAGAATTATTAATGAACCAACAGCGGCAGCTTTGGCTTATGGACTTGAGAATAGTTTTGGACAAAAAATTATGGTCTTTGATTTAGGTGGAGGAACATTTGATGTTTCTATTATTGAAATAGGAAATAATGTTATTGAAGTTTTATCAACATCTGGTGATAATCATTTGGGTGGTGATGATTTTAATGATTGTATTGCTCAATATGTTATGAATGAATTTAGAAAAACAAATGGTGTTGATTTATCCCATGATCAAATGGCTAAACAACGTATTGAAGAAGCTTCTGAAAAAGCCAAAATTGAACTTTCAACAATGACATCAACAGTGATTTCATTACCATTTATTACCACAACAGCAAGTGGCCCATTAAATCTTGAAATGACATTAACACGTGAAGTTTTTAATCGTTTAACTCATGAATTAGTGGAACGTACAATTTTACCAATGCAAAATGCTTTAAATGATGCACGTCTTTTACCTGCTGAATTAGATAAAATTATTTTAGTAGGTGGTTCTTCACGTATTCCTTCTGTTCAGGATAAAATTAAAGAAGTCACTGGTATTACTCCTAGTAAATCTTTGAATCCTGATGAATGTGTTGCGATGGGAGCAGGAATACAAGGTGGAAAGCTTTCTGGTGATGTCAGTGCAATGGGACAATACGATGTCCTCTTATTAGATGTAACACCATTAACATTATCAATTGAAACAGTTGGAGGTGTTGCAACACCGTTGATTGAACGTAATACAACAATACCAACAAGCCATAGTCAAATTTTTACAACTTCAGGTAATTTTCAAACACAAGTAGAAATTAATGTATTACAAGGTGAAAGACCTTTGGCTAAAGATAATAAATCATTAGGAAAATTTAAACTCAAGAAAATCAAAAGAGCAATGCGTGGTGTTCCACAGATTGAAGTCACTTTTGATATAGATGCAAATGGCATTGTAAGTGTTTCAGCAAAAGACTTGGCAAGTGGAAATATGCAAAGTATTACAATTGAAAATGGTTCACATATGTCTGATGATGATATTGAAAGAGCGATTCATGAAGCACAGCAATTTGCTAGAGAGGATGCACAATTAAAAGAAAGATTGGTTTTTAAAAATGAGGTTGAAATGCTAGTTTCACAAGTTGAACAGGCTTTATCTCAAAATGGGAAACAGTTAGATAAAACAGTCAAATCACAAATTAAAGATGAATTAGCTAGTTTTAAAAAGTTAACAAAGAAAGTCAATTATGAAACATGTAGTGATGAAGAATTTCATAATATCCAAAATGCTAAGCAGCGATTAGAAGATGTGGCTGGTGTTGTGATTTCAATGTCACAAGGTCAAATGTAA
- a CDS encoding EAL domain-containing protein, translating into MKQKQSMGVYTCIWVIAIIILIVSLFQNLGYAKVINYSGIVRGATQKLVKEELQGDRDDQTIAYLDNILDELQTGQGQFDLMKIDDDEYQQQLSEVKGIWSVIKDKIYEVRNGNQDNQLYELSQEYFTKANQMVATAQLISDNSLVSSIALFFIYLILTGGVFAFWYHYKQKQIQKVMYTDKLTGLHNFLAFELDLQKRLENLEDESYALLCFDIDDFKYLNTTYGYAFGDQLLQVIASSLQAFIQDKGSCARNGSDRFYALLPYYDNIIDDLKIRLKDDMKKGIDLDIIDDITFTFGGYLIDKNCLVQDILDDALLAHKNAKSTGKGYIVWYDQNLLDKLYQENLIVKQMHHGLQNQEFQLYLQPKFLIPSLQVVGAEALVRWHMHDGSVLYPDDFIPLFEKNGFIYELDFDIFKQTCQFIHEYHLNEDFPISINFSRVTIHHKDFYQHFHQIIEDYQIPTGSIEIEITESAFNDLSSSIMTMLTQLRSEGFMISMDDFGAGYSSLNLLNSMSVDVLKIDRQFLSEQESKSEQIIQLIVELTKSLNLKVICEGVETQADVELLTKVHCPLGQGYFISKPIIKDEFAKRFLPIEISV; encoded by the coding sequence ATGAAACAAAAACAGAGTATGGGTGTCTATACATGCATTTGGGTTATTGCTATTATCATATTGATTGTTTCATTATTTCAAAATTTAGGATATGCAAAAGTGATTAATTATAGCGGAATTGTTAGAGGTGCAACCCAAAAATTGGTTAAGGAGGAGTTGCAGGGTGATCGTGATGATCAAACAATTGCTTATCTTGATAATATTTTAGATGAATTACAAACTGGTCAGGGACAGTTTGACTTAATGAAAATTGATGATGATGAATATCAGCAACAGTTATCTGAAGTGAAGGGTATTTGGAGTGTTATTAAAGATAAAATTTATGAAGTGAGAAATGGCAATCAGGATAATCAGTTGTATGAATTAAGTCAAGAGTATTTTACAAAAGCAAACCAGATGGTGGCTACGGCACAATTGATTTCAGATAATAGTTTGGTGTCTTCAATTGCCTTGTTTTTTATTTATTTAATTTTAACAGGGGGTGTTTTTGCGTTCTGGTATCACTATAAGCAAAAACAGATTCAAAAAGTGATGTATACAGATAAATTAACAGGTTTACATAATTTTTTGGCTTTTGAACTTGATTTGCAAAAGCGACTTGAGAATTTAGAAGATGAAAGTTATGCTTTGTTATGCTTTGATATTGATGATTTTAAATATTTAAATACAACATATGGTTATGCTTTTGGTGATCAATTATTACAGGTTATTGCAAGTTCTTTACAAGCGTTTATTCAAGATAAAGGGAGTTGTGCAAGAAATGGAAGCGATCGTTTTTATGCTTTGCTTCCTTATTATGATAATATCATAGATGATTTGAAAATAAGATTAAAAGATGATATGAAAAAAGGTATTGATTTGGATATTATTGATGATATTACATTTACCTTTGGTGGATATCTCATTGATAAAAATTGTTTAGTACAGGATATTCTTGATGATGCTCTGTTGGCTCATAAAAATGCAAAGAGTACTGGTAAAGGATATATTGTTTGGTATGATCAAAATTTATTAGATAAACTTTATCAGGAAAACTTAATTGTGAAACAAATGCATCATGGTTTACAAAATCAGGAATTTCAATTGTATCTACAACCTAAATTTTTGATTCCATCACTTCAGGTTGTTGGAGCTGAAGCTCTTGTGCGGTGGCATATGCATGATGGAAGCGTATTATATCCTGATGATTTTATTCCATTGTTTGAAAAAAATGGTTTTATATATGAATTGGATTTTGATATTTTTAAACAAACATGTCAGTTTATTCATGAATATCATCTCAATGAAGATTTTCCTATTTCTATTAATTTTTCAAGAGTCACTATTCATCATAAAGATTTTTATCAGCATTTTCATCAAATTATAGAAGATTATCAAATTCCTACAGGAAGTATTGAAATTGAAATTACTGAAAGTGCTTTTAATGATTTATCTTCATCAATTATGACAATGCTGACACAGTTAAGAAGTGAAGGATTTATGATTTCAATGGATGATTTTGGAGCAGGTTATTCTTCTTTGAATCTTTTAAATTCAATGTCTGTAGATGTTTTAAAAATTGATCGACAATTTTTATCAGAACAGGAATCAAAAAGTGAACAAATTATTCAATTGATTGTTGAACTGACAAAGTCATTAAATTTAAAAGTCATTTGTGAAGGGGTTGAAACACAAGCAGATGTTGAATTATTAACAAAGGTACATTGTCCTTTAGGACAAGGTTATTTTATTTCTAAACCTATTATAAAAGATGAATTTGCAAAACGATTTTTGCCAATTGAAATATCTGTTTAA
- a CDS encoding GNAT family N-acetyltransferase: MEIRLADKKDINDIAMIEAKCFPSLEAATYEQFLERFESFGDCFLVAVNNDQVIGFINGCSTNEPCLPDELYHDASLHQKEGLYQTVFGLDVLPDYRHQGIAGALLKSFILLAKQRGKKGMVLTCKDYLIHYYEKFGFVRQGISDSHHGGASWNDMLYIFEDGE; the protein is encoded by the coding sequence ATGGAAATAAGATTAGCAGATAAGAAAGATATAAATGATATTGCGATGATTGAAGCAAAATGTTTTCCTTCTTTAGAAGCAGCAACTTATGAACAGTTTTTAGAAAGATTTGAATCATTTGGAGATTGTTTTTTAGTTGCTGTTAATAATGATCAAGTGATTGGATTTATCAATGGATGTTCAACAAATGAACCATGTTTACCAGACGAACTTTATCATGATGCTTCTTTACATCAAAAGGAAGGACTCTATCAAACCGTTTTTGGCTTAGATGTTTTGCCTGATTATCGTCATCAGGGGATAGCAGGAGCACTACTTAAATCGTTTATTTTATTAGCCAAGCAAAGAGGGAAAAAAGGGATGGTTTTAACTTGTAAAGATTATCTAATTCATTATTATGAAAAGTTTGGTTTTGTTCGTCAAGGTATTTCTGATTCTCATCATGGTGGAGCTTCTTGGAATGATATGTTATATATCTTTGAGGATGGAGAATAG
- a CDS encoding GNAT family N-acetyltransferase encodes MEFSYKYIEETDLKSCAYLFQEAFLQEPWYEEWTYHQAYERLSELMSSKAAIGYVIYDQEKLIGMILGRRMTYLDKRQFWVDELCISQHYQGQHLGSRLLDYAKQECQKIQIYQMVLNTIRGGLSESFYHKNGFHEEKSLVCMSCDFECDK; translated from the coding sequence ATGGAATTCAGTTATAAATATATTGAGGAAACAGATTTGAAGTCATGTGCTTATTTGTTTCAGGAAGCTTTTTTACAAGAACCATGGTATGAAGAATGGACATATCATCAGGCTTATGAACGTTTGTCAGAGTTGATGAGTTCAAAAGCAGCAATAGGATATGTGATTTATGATCAGGAAAAACTGATAGGAATGATATTAGGAAGACGAATGACCTATTTGGATAAACGACAGTTTTGGGTTGATGAACTTTGTATTAGCCAGCATTATCAGGGACAGCATTTGGGAAGCCGTCTTTTAGATTATGCAAAACAGGAATGTCAAAAGATACAAATATATCAAATGGTACTTAATACAATCAGAGGTGGGTTGAGTGAAAGCTTTTATCATAAAAATGGATTTCATGAAGAAAAATCTTTAGTATGTATGTCTTGTGATTTTGAATGTGATAAATAA